The following proteins are encoded in a genomic region of Zootoca vivipara chromosome W, rZooViv1.1, whole genome shotgun sequence:
- the LOC118084237 gene encoding gamma-aminobutyric acid receptor subunit beta-4-like isoform X1 gives MGFVYGVGLNGDPQYFISAALSSSPSTGNISVVKDIVDKLLKGYDVRLRPDFGGNPVVVGMSIHISSIDQISEVNMDYTITMYFQQSWRDKRLAYGDLPFNLTLDNRVADQLWLPDTYFLNDKKSFLHGVTVKNRMIRLHPDGTVLYGLRITTTAACMMDLRRYPLDQQNCTLEIESYGYTVDDIVFFWQGNSSAVTGMEVLELPQFTIIEQKLVTREVVFTTGSYLRLSLSFRIKRNIGYFILQTYMPSILITILSWVSFWINYDASAARVALGVTTVLTMTTINTHLRETLPKIPYVKAIDVYLMGCFVFVFLALLEYALVNYIFFGRGPRQQKRRARRLEPRTQPDPYGNLLLAGVSDSNCPLFSTLPSPDPRPCGLRRFDSSGTALHSRKAPACRTTRSNCRLRRRSSKLKLKIPDLADVSTIDKWSRVLFPITFGFFNLLYWLYYVN, from the exons ATGGGCTTTGTATATGGGGTGGGGCTCAATGgggacccccaatattttatctcAGCTGCTTTGTCTTCCAGCCCCTCCACTGGCAACATCTCGGTGGTCAAGGACATTGTGGACAAGCTCCTCAAAGGCTACGATGTCCGCCTGCGGCCCGATTTCGGAG GGAAcccggtggtggtggggatgagtaTTCACATCTCAAGCATAGACCAGATTTCTGAAGTCAACATG GACTATACCATCACCATGTACTTCCAGCAGAGCTGGAGGGACAAGCGGCTCGCCTACGGCGATCTGCCATTCAACCTGACGCTTGACAACCGAGTGGCCGACCAGCTCTGGCTCCCGGACACCTACTTCCTGAACGACAAAAAGTCCTTCTTGCATGGCGTCACTGTCAAGAACCGCATGATCCGCTTGCACCCGGACGGCACCGTCCTCTACGGCCTGAG gatCACGACAACCGCTGCCTGTATGATGGATCTCCGGAGATACCCATTGGATCAGCAGAATTGCACCCTGGAAATTGAGAGCT ACGGCTACACCGTCGATGACATTGTCTTCTTCTGGCAAGGAAACTCTTCGGCCGTGACGGGAATGGAGGTCTTGGAGTTGCCCCAATTCACCATCATTGAGCAGAAGCTGGTCACCCGTGAGGTGGTCTTCACCACTG GGTCCTACCTCCGCCTGTCCCTCAGCTTCCGCATCAAGAGGAACATTGGCTACTTCATCCTGCAGACCTACATGCCCTCCATCCTCATCACCATTCTCTCCTGGGTCTCCTTCTGGATCAACTACGATGCTTCGGCTGCCCGGGTGGCCCTAG GGGTGACTACCGTCCTCACCATGACGACCATCAACACCCACCTCCGGGAGACGCTGCCCAAGATCCCGTACGTCAAAGCGATTGACGTCTACCTAATGGGCTGCTTCGTCTTTGTCTTCCTGGCACTGCTGGAATACGCCCTGGTGAACTACATTTTCTTTGGGCGAGGGCCCCGCCAGCAGAAGAGACGTGCCCGGCGCCTGGAGCCCCGGACTCAG CCCGACCCGTACGGCAACCTCCTCCTAGCTGGCGTCTCTGACAGCAACTGCCCGCTCTTCTCCACGTTGCCCTCGCCGGACCCGCGCCCCTGCGGCCTGCGTAGGTTTGACTCTTCAGGCACCGCCCTGCACTCCCGGAAGGCGCCCGCCTGCCGCACCACCCGGTCCAACTGCCGCCTGCGCCGGAGGTCGTCCAAGCTGAAACTGAAGATCCCCGACCTGGCCGACGTCAGTACCATTGACAAGTGGTCCCGGGTTCTATTCCCCATCACCTTCGGCTTCTTCAACCTCCTCTACTGGTTGTACTACGTCAACTGA
- the LOC118084237 gene encoding gamma-aminobutyric acid receptor subunit beta-4-like isoform X2 → MSIHISSIDQISEVNMDYTITMYFQQSWRDKRLAYGDLPFNLTLDNRVADQLWLPDTYFLNDKKSFLHGVTVKNRMIRLHPDGTVLYGLRITTTAACMMDLRRYPLDQQNCTLEIESYGYTVDDIVFFWQGNSSAVTGMEVLELPQFTIIEQKLVTREVVFTTGSYLRLSLSFRIKRNIGYFILQTYMPSILITILSWVSFWINYDASAARVALGVTTVLTMTTINTHLRETLPKIPYVKAIDVYLMGCFVFVFLALLEYALVNYIFFGRGPRQQKRRARRLEPRTQPDPYGNLLLAGVSDSNCPLFSTLPSPDPRPCGLRRFDSSGTALHSRKAPACRTTRSNCRLRRRSSKLKLKIPDLADVSTIDKWSRVLFPITFGFFNLLYWLYYVN, encoded by the exons atgagtaTTCACATCTCAAGCATAGACCAGATTTCTGAAGTCAACATG GACTATACCATCACCATGTACTTCCAGCAGAGCTGGAGGGACAAGCGGCTCGCCTACGGCGATCTGCCATTCAACCTGACGCTTGACAACCGAGTGGCCGACCAGCTCTGGCTCCCGGACACCTACTTCCTGAACGACAAAAAGTCCTTCTTGCATGGCGTCACTGTCAAGAACCGCATGATCCGCTTGCACCCGGACGGCACCGTCCTCTACGGCCTGAG gatCACGACAACCGCTGCCTGTATGATGGATCTCCGGAGATACCCATTGGATCAGCAGAATTGCACCCTGGAAATTGAGAGCT ACGGCTACACCGTCGATGACATTGTCTTCTTCTGGCAAGGAAACTCTTCGGCCGTGACGGGAATGGAGGTCTTGGAGTTGCCCCAATTCACCATCATTGAGCAGAAGCTGGTCACCCGTGAGGTGGTCTTCACCACTG GGTCCTACCTCCGCCTGTCCCTCAGCTTCCGCATCAAGAGGAACATTGGCTACTTCATCCTGCAGACCTACATGCCCTCCATCCTCATCACCATTCTCTCCTGGGTCTCCTTCTGGATCAACTACGATGCTTCGGCTGCCCGGGTGGCCCTAG GGGTGACTACCGTCCTCACCATGACGACCATCAACACCCACCTCCGGGAGACGCTGCCCAAGATCCCGTACGTCAAAGCGATTGACGTCTACCTAATGGGCTGCTTCGTCTTTGTCTTCCTGGCACTGCTGGAATACGCCCTGGTGAACTACATTTTCTTTGGGCGAGGGCCCCGCCAGCAGAAGAGACGTGCCCGGCGCCTGGAGCCCCGGACTCAG CCCGACCCGTACGGCAACCTCCTCCTAGCTGGCGTCTCTGACAGCAACTGCCCGCTCTTCTCCACGTTGCCCTCGCCGGACCCGCGCCCCTGCGGCCTGCGTAGGTTTGACTCTTCAGGCACCGCCCTGCACTCCCGGAAGGCGCCCGCCTGCCGCACCACCCGGTCCAACTGCCGCCTGCGCCGGAGGTCGTCCAAGCTGAAACTGAAGATCCCCGACCTGGCCGACGTCAGTACCATTGACAAGTGGTCCCGGGTTCTATTCCCCATCACCTTCGGCTTCTTCAACCTCCTCTACTGGTTGTACTACGTCAACTGA